A genomic stretch from Ferrimicrobium sp. includes:
- a CDS encoding alpha/beta hydrolase has product MAIEQLQLRDGRTLEYFDTGSDNPDAIIAHHGTPGAGLPMDYELVAAAELGIRLIYPTRPGYASSSRQPGRTVASVAHDMAELLDHLEITRSATYGTSGGGPHALACGALLPDRIVAVASVCGIGAYGQEDLDFLAGMGQDNLDEFGLALKGSDALSHYLNQARDELVAADVDAIVAGMATLLTSVDVAAVHTLGKGLADDFAHALSVGVDGWVDDDLAFVRPWGFDLEAIRQPVQIWQGDQDLMVPTQHSRWLQRHLPTGELRRLPDEGHLSTPLHHSGTIMAWLASHLHDHQ; this is encoded by the coding sequence GTGGCAATCGAGCAACTCCAACTACGCGATGGCAGAACGCTGGAGTACTTTGACACTGGATCCGACAATCCCGATGCCATCATCGCTCACCATGGAACTCCCGGGGCCGGACTACCGATGGATTACGAACTTGTTGCCGCGGCCGAACTGGGAATCCGTCTCATCTACCCGACCCGACCCGGTTACGCAAGTTCCTCGAGACAACCGGGGAGAACCGTTGCATCCGTGGCCCATGACATGGCGGAGCTTCTCGACCATCTCGAAATCACTAGGAGCGCCACCTATGGTACTTCAGGAGGAGGACCCCACGCGCTCGCCTGTGGTGCGCTCCTTCCTGATCGAATCGTCGCCGTCGCCTCGGTCTGCGGCATCGGAGCCTACGGGCAGGAAGATCTCGACTTCCTCGCAGGTATGGGCCAAGATAACCTCGACGAATTTGGCTTAGCCCTGAAAGGATCCGATGCCCTTAGCCACTACCTTAATCAGGCGCGAGACGAACTGGTAGCCGCCGATGTTGACGCAATCGTTGCTGGCATGGCTACCCTATTGACCTCGGTCGATGTCGCCGCGGTCCATACGCTAGGTAAGGGCCTTGCCGATGACTTCGCTCACGCATTAAGCGTTGGCGTTGACGGATGGGTTGACGACGATTTAGCCTTCGTTCGACCCTGGGGATTCGATCTCGAGGCGATACGTCAACCGGTGCAAATCTGGCAGGGTGATCAAGATTTGATGGTGCCCACACAGCACTCCAGATGGCTCCAGCGCCACCTTCCGACGGGTGAACTGCGACGACTGCCCGACGAGGGACATCTGTCAACACCACTACATCATTCGGGAACCATCATGGCTTGGCTGGCAAGTCATCTTCATGACCATCAGTGA